The proteins below are encoded in one region of Eulemur rufifrons isolate Redbay chromosome 2, OSU_ERuf_1, whole genome shotgun sequence:
- the GPR68 gene encoding ovarian cancer G-protein coupled receptor 1 — MRAEAPSGPKMGNSTADNSSLNCTIDHTIHQTLAPVVYVTVLVVGFPANCLSLYFGYLQIKARNELGVYLCNLTVADLFYICSLPFWLQYVLQHDHWSHGDLSCQVCGILLYENIYISVGFLCCISIDRYLAVAHPFRFHQFRTLKAAVGVSAVIWTKELLTSVYFLMHKEVIEDGNQHRVCFEHYPIEAWQRGINYYRFLVGFLFPICLLLASYQGILRAVRRSHGTQKSRKDQIQRLVLSTVVIFLACFLPYHVLLLVRSLWEASCDFAKGIFNAYHFSLLLTSFNCVADPVLYCFVSETTHRDLARLRGACLAFLTCSRTRRAREAYPLGAPEASGKSGVQGEEPELLTKLHAGSPAGGGSPMGGSA; from the coding sequence ATGAGAGCGGAGGCCCCTTCAGGCCCAAAGATGGGGAACAGCACTGCAGACAACTCCTCGCTGAACTGCACCATCGACCACACCATCCACCAGACGCTGGCCCCGGTGGTCTACGTCACGGTGCTGGTGGTGGGCTTCCCGGCCAACTGCCTGTCCCTCTACTTTGGCTACCTGCAGATCAAGGCCCGCAACGAGCTGGGCGTGTACCTGTGCAACCTGACAGTGGCCGACCTCTTCTACATCTGCTCGCTCCCCTTCTGGCTGCAGTACGTGCTGCAGCACGACCACTGGTCGCACGGGGACCTGTCCTGCCAGGTGTGCGGCATCCTCCTCTACGAGAACATCTACATCAGCGTGGGCTTCCTCTGCTGCATCTCCATCGACCGCTACCTGGCCGTGGCCCACCCCTTCCGCTTCCACCAGTTCCGGACCCTGAAGGCGGCCGTGGGGGTCAGCGCCGTCATCTGGACCAAGGAGCTGCTGACCAGCGTCTACTTCCTCATGCACAAGGAGGTCATCGAGGACGGGAACCAGCATCGCGTCTGCTTCGAGCACTACCCCATAGAGGCATGGCAGCGCGGCATCAACTACTACCGCTTCCTGGTGGGCTTCCTCTTCCCCATCTGCCTGCTGCTGGCCTCCTACCAGGGCATCCTGAGGGCCGTGCGCCGCAGCCACGGCACCCAGAAGAGCCGCAAGGACCAGATCCAGCGGCTGGTGCTCAGCACCGTGGTCATCTTCCTGGCCTGCTTCCTGCCCTACCACGTGCTGCTGCTGGTGCGCAGCCTCTGGGAGGCCAGCTGCGACTTCGCCAAGGGCATCTTCAACGCCTACCACTTCTCGCTGCTGCTCACCAGCTTCAACTGCGTGGCCGACCCCGTGCTGTACTGCTTCGTCAGCGAGACCACCCACAGGGACTTGGCGCGCCTCCGCGGGGCCTGCCTGGCCTTCCTCACCTGCTCCAGGACCCGCCGGGCGCGGGAGGCCTATCCGCTGGGCGCCCCCGAGGCCTCGGGAAAGAGCGGGGTCCAGGGCGAGGAGCCCGAGCTGTTAACTAAGCTCCACGCTGGCTCGCCTGCAGGAGGGGGGTCCCCCATGGGTGGCTCGGCCTAG